From the Thunnus albacares chromosome 24, fThuAlb1.1, whole genome shotgun sequence genome, one window contains:
- the LOC122976050 gene encoding adenylate cyclase type 8-like isoform X1, with protein MDDHGAVMKNGNCEAARQTSDITFSTNINPTSGLRRKQLLWKNAVRNIIDQHNLYSLQLAGGMERGRHCITVTDAYIADINRQIRSKASRGAFWQKRRSSAARIHPATPKITAAMKAKHESLSDADFFVSWGLTVRGVFIPALQHTFKSPDLEQLYQQFSSGQRRTSLVVTNLIDILTRLLVSLLTWPLGWGSVASDWLAGLSVLLWTGICVLALTRREVMSSPQWLRYLSVVSWLSQTVQVLVGAFNRGGNDQSWYVFFTLFSTYTLLPLPLLWSIVAGATTSMLHLLLDVCCHHGDHTFVRKVLAKALLYLSMNTAGLFIHYLSDRTQRQAFLETRRCIEGRVRLERENHRQERLVMSILPRFLVLEMITDMATMDEYLLPQQFQKIYIHHYKDVSILFADIIGFTSLSLILSAQDLVRTLNELFGRFDKLAEEHQCLRIKILGDCYYCVSGVPEPQRGHARCCVEMGLSMISTIRYVRRELQQEVDMRIGVHSGSVLCGVLGLQKWQFDIWSWDVDIANSLEATGVPGRIHISRATLDYLGGIYETEAGLGRERSAFLRRHNIDTFLIRPAQREEAVPPRARRPSYDEMTTWSAELPFGDILGMNFILATFTNGSLTQLPNQAAQQSGLREVNKRIREAMEVRSSERMRKEHITTFSQVFKDSHMEGKFSQMRDELFKSNMVCSFILLLLLMAVQVLIPAPRWCPMVAQFVVGGSVHLLLLLLTLGEEFKRCPAPLQSLCCWIHETKNARTLLTLTAITVNFGVASSDILWCDSSQTHINSSDSVLAPPTSAWPDINICTHPEYMVLSGVVAMVTCAVFLRLSCVLKLAALLLAAALYTYLIETHRSHHLCRRGVCIVLMVMFVVAVLYNGRQLEATARLDFLWRLQARKEVEDMRELREHNECLLLNILPAHVAQHFLQRERDNEELYSQSYERVGVLFASLPGFSDFYEQKELVHQHVECLRLLNHIITDFDELLEECYFQDVEKIKTIGSSYMAASGLSPDRQECEDGWDHLSELVLFALAMQETLTHINTHTGNKFQLRVGIAHGPVIAGVIGATKPQYDIWGTTVNMASRMESTGVSGTIQVPESTSCILVERGFLRQLRGNIYIKGVSERHGKVRTFFVSSPEERSSFMERGGGRGLVQSRNTLGAVVYSLVHAQKNEKLREENGGFHLVGAS; from the exons ATGGACGACCATGGTGCCGTGATGAAGAACGGCAACTGTGAGGCGGCGCGGCAGACCAGTGACATCACCTTCAGCACCAACATAAACCCCACATCTGGCCTGAGaaggaaacagctgctgtggAAAAATGCCGTCAGAAACATCATCGACCAGCACAACCTGTACTCGCTGCAGCTCGCCGGCGGCATGGAGAGGGGCCGCCACTGCATCACCGTCACCGACGCCTACATCGCCGACATCAACAG GCAGATCCGCAGTAAGGCGTCACGCGGAGCGTTCTGGCAGAAGCGTCGATCGTCTGCGGCTCGTATCCACCCGGCGACACCGAAGATCACCGCGGCGATGAAGGCCAAACACGAATCGCTCAGTGACGCCGACTTCTTTGTGTCGTGGGGACTGACAGTGCGAGGCGTCTTCATTCCTGCTCTGCAACACACATTCAA GTCTCCGGACTTGGAGCAGCTGTATCAGCAGTTCTCTTCGGGTCAGAGAAGAACCTCGCTGGTCGTCACGAACCTGATCGACATCCTGACCCGCCTGCTGGTCTCACTGCTAACGTGGCCGCTGGGCTGGGGGAGCGtggcctctgattggctggctggcCTGTCGGTCCTCCTGTGGACGGGGATCTGCGTGCTGGCGCTGACCAGGAGGGAGGTGATGTCATCACCGCAGTGGCTGAG gtACCTGTCTGTGGTCAGCTGGTTGTCTCAGACGGTGCAGGTGTTGGTGGGCGCGTTCAATCGGGGGGGGAACGATCAATCCTGGTACGTCTTCTTCACGCTCTTCTCCACCTACACCCTTCTGCCCCTCCCCCTGCTGTGGTCCATCGTCGCCGGGGCAACCACCTCTATGCTGCACCTCCTGTTGGATGTCTGCTGTCACCACGGTGACCACACCTTTGTCAGAAAG GTGTTGGCGAAGGCGTTGCTGTACCTCAGCATGAACACTGCAGGTCTGTTCATCCACTACCTGTCTGACCGCACGCAGAGGCAGGCCTTCCTGGAGACCCGGCGCTGCATCGAGGGACGAGTccggctggagagagagaaccacagacag gAGCGTCTGGTGATGTCCATCCTGCCTCGCTTCTTGGTTCTGGAGATGATCACCGACATGGCCACCATGGATGAATATCTGCTGCCTCAGCAGTTCCAGAAGATCTACATCCACCACTACAAAGATGTCAG CATCTTGTTTGCAGACATCATCGGCTTCACCTCCCTGTCTCTGATCCTGTCGGCTCAGGATCTCGTTAGAACTCTAAACGAGCTGTTCGGTCGCTTTGATAAGCTGGCTGAG gagCATCAGTGTTTGCGTATTAAGATCCTTGGTGATTGTTATTACTGTGTGTCGGGAGTCCCGGAGCCTCAGAGAGGCCACGCCCGCTGCTGTGTGGAGATGGGCCTCAGTATGATCAGCACTATacg GTACGTTCGTCGGGAGCTGCAACAGGAGGTCGACATGCGGATCGGCGTCCACTCTGGTTCGGTTCTTTGTGGCGTTTTGGGTCTTCAGAAGTGGCAGTTTGACATCTGGAGCTGGGACGTCGACATCGCCAACAGTCTGGAGGCTACAGGAGTGCCGgg GCGGATTCACATCTCGCGGGCCACTCTCGACTACCTGGGCGGGATCTACGAGACGGAGGCGGGGCTCGGCCGGGAGCGCAGCGCGTTTCTACGGAGACACAACATCGACACGTTCCTGATCCGCCCGGCGCAACGGGAAGAGGCGGTGCCACCGAGGGCACGGCGCCCGAGTTACGACGAGATGACGACGTGGAGCGCCGAGCTGCCGTTCGGTGACATCCTGGGAATGAACTTT ATCCTCGCCACTTTCACCAACGGCTCGCTGACACAGCTGCCCAATCAGGCGGCGCAGCAGTCAGGGTTGCGGGAGGTCAACAAGAGGATTCGTGAGGCCATGGAGGTCCGGAGCAGCGAGCGAATGAGAAAAGAGCACATCACCACCTTCTCTCAGGTGTTCAAGGACTCCCACATGGAGGGAAAG tTCTCACAGATGAGAGACGAACTCTTCAAATCCAACATGGTTTGTTCtttcatcctgctgctgctgctgatggccGTCCAAGTGCTAATCCCCGCCCCTcg GTGGTGTCCGATGGTGGCTCAGTTCGTGGTCGGCGGCAGCGTTCAcctcctgctcctgctgctgaCTCTGGGGGAGGAGTTTAAGCGTTGCCCCGCCCCCCTGCAGTCACTCTGCTGCTGGATTCACGAAACCAAGAACGCCCGCACTCTGCTCACGCTCACCGCCATCACCGTCAACTTCGGAGTCGCCTCCTCGGACATC ctgtggTGTGACTCGTCACAAACGCACATCAACAGCAGTGACTCAGTGTTGGCTCCGCCCACCTCCGCCTGGCCCGACATCAACATCTGCACGCATCCAGag TACATGGTGCTGAGCGGcgtggttgccatggttacctgTGCGGTGTTCCTCAGGCTGAGCTGTGTGTTGAAGCTCGCCGCCCTGCTGCTGGCCGCCGCCCTCTACACCTACCTGATagagacacacag GTCTCATCACTTGTGCAGGAGAGGAGTTTGTATCGTTCTCATGGTGATGTTTGTGGTGGCCGTCCTCTACAACGGCCGGCAG CTGGAGGCGACGGCGCGGCTGGACTTCCTGTGGCGTCTGCAGGCGAGGAAGGAGGTGGAGGACATGAGGGAGCTGAGGGAGCACAACGAGTGTCTGCTGCTCAACATCCTGCCCGCCCACGTCGCTCAGCACTTCCTGCAGAGAGAACGCGACAACGAG gagttGTACTCGCAGTCGTACGAGCGAGTCGGCGTCCTGTTCGCGTCTCTGCCGGGATTCTCCGACTTCTACGAACAGAAGGAGCTCGTTCATCAACACGTGGAGTGTCTCCGCCTCCTCAACCACATCATCACCGACTTTGatgag ctgctggaggagtgTTACTTCCAGGACGTGGAGAAGATTAAAACCATCGGTAGTTCCTACATGGCGGCTTCTGGTCTCTCTCCTGACAGACAG gagtgtGAGGACGGCTGGGATCACCTCAGTGAGTTGGTTCTGTTCGCTCTGGCGATGCAGgaaactctcacacacatcaacacacacacaggaaacaagtTCCAACTCCGAGTcg GCATCGCTCACGGCCCCGTGATCGCCGGCGTGATCGGCGCCACCAAACCTCAGTACGACATCTGGGGGACGACGGTGAACATGGCGAGCAGGATGGAGAGCACCGGAGTCAGCGGGACCATACAGGTCCCAGAATCCACCAGCTGTATCCTGGTGGAACGAGGCTTCCTACGGCAGCTCAGAGGGAACATTTACATCAAAGGCGTCAGTGAACGCCACGGCAAG GTTCGGACCTTTTTCGTGAGCAGTCCTGAGGAGCGATCCAGTTTCATGGAGCGCGGCGGTGGGCGGGGCTTAGTTCAGAGCAGGAACACTCTGGGAGCCGTCGTCTACAGTCTGGTTCACGCCCAGAAGAACGAGAAACTGAGAGAAGAGAACGGAGGCTTTCATCTGGTGGGGGCTTCGTAg
- the LOC122976050 gene encoding adenylate cyclase type 8-like isoform X2 produces the protein MDDHGAVMKNGNCEAARQTSDITFSTNINPTSGLRRKQLLWKNAVRNIIDQHNLYSLQLAGGMERGRHCITVTDAYIADINRQIRSKASRGAFWQKRRSSAARIHPATPKITAAMKAKHESLSDADFFVSWGLTVRGVFIPALQHTFKSPDLEQLYQQFSSGQRRTSLVVTNLIDILTRLLVSLLTWPLGWGSVASDWLAGLSVLLWTGICVLALTRREVMSSPQWLRYLSVVSWLSQTVQVLVGAFNRGGNDQSWYVFFTLFSTYTLLPLPLLWSIVAGATTSMLHLLLDVCCHHGDHTFVRKVLAKALLYLSMNTAGLFIHYLSDRTQRQAFLETRRCIEGRVRLERENHRQERLVMSILPRFLVLEMITDMATMDEYLLPQQFQKIYIHHYKDVSILFADIIGFTSLSLILSAQDLVRTLNELFGRFDKLAEEHQCLRIKILGDCYYCVSGVPEPQRGHARCCVEMGLSMISTIRYVRRELQQEVDMRIGVHSGSVLCGVLGLQKWQFDIWSWDVDIANSLEATGVPGRIHISRATLDYLGGIYETEAGLGRERSAFLRRHNIDTFLIRPAQREEAVPPRARRPSYDEMTTWSAELPFGDILGMNFILATFTNGSLTQLPNQAAQQSGLREVNKRIREAMEVRSSERMRKEHITTFSQVFKDSHMEGKFSQMRDELFKSNMVCSFILLLLLMAVQVLIPAPRWCPMVAQFVVGGSVHLLLLLLTLGEEFKRCPAPLQSLCCWIHETKNARTLLTLTAITVNFGVASSDILWCDSSQTHINSSDSVLAPPTSAWPDINICTHPELEATARLDFLWRLQARKEVEDMRELREHNECLLLNILPAHVAQHFLQRERDNEELYSQSYERVGVLFASLPGFSDFYEQKELVHQHVECLRLLNHIITDFDELLEECYFQDVEKIKTIGSSYMAASGLSPDRQECEDGWDHLSELVLFALAMQETLTHINTHTGNKFQLRVGIAHGPVIAGVIGATKPQYDIWGTTVNMASRMESTGVSGTIQVPESTSCILVERGFLRQLRGNIYIKGVSERHGKVRTFFVSSPEERSSFMERGGGRGLVQSRNTLGAVVYSLVHAQKNEKLREENGGFHLVGAS, from the exons ATGGACGACCATGGTGCCGTGATGAAGAACGGCAACTGTGAGGCGGCGCGGCAGACCAGTGACATCACCTTCAGCACCAACATAAACCCCACATCTGGCCTGAGaaggaaacagctgctgtggAAAAATGCCGTCAGAAACATCATCGACCAGCACAACCTGTACTCGCTGCAGCTCGCCGGCGGCATGGAGAGGGGCCGCCACTGCATCACCGTCACCGACGCCTACATCGCCGACATCAACAG GCAGATCCGCAGTAAGGCGTCACGCGGAGCGTTCTGGCAGAAGCGTCGATCGTCTGCGGCTCGTATCCACCCGGCGACACCGAAGATCACCGCGGCGATGAAGGCCAAACACGAATCGCTCAGTGACGCCGACTTCTTTGTGTCGTGGGGACTGACAGTGCGAGGCGTCTTCATTCCTGCTCTGCAACACACATTCAA GTCTCCGGACTTGGAGCAGCTGTATCAGCAGTTCTCTTCGGGTCAGAGAAGAACCTCGCTGGTCGTCACGAACCTGATCGACATCCTGACCCGCCTGCTGGTCTCACTGCTAACGTGGCCGCTGGGCTGGGGGAGCGtggcctctgattggctggctggcCTGTCGGTCCTCCTGTGGACGGGGATCTGCGTGCTGGCGCTGACCAGGAGGGAGGTGATGTCATCACCGCAGTGGCTGAG gtACCTGTCTGTGGTCAGCTGGTTGTCTCAGACGGTGCAGGTGTTGGTGGGCGCGTTCAATCGGGGGGGGAACGATCAATCCTGGTACGTCTTCTTCACGCTCTTCTCCACCTACACCCTTCTGCCCCTCCCCCTGCTGTGGTCCATCGTCGCCGGGGCAACCACCTCTATGCTGCACCTCCTGTTGGATGTCTGCTGTCACCACGGTGACCACACCTTTGTCAGAAAG GTGTTGGCGAAGGCGTTGCTGTACCTCAGCATGAACACTGCAGGTCTGTTCATCCACTACCTGTCTGACCGCACGCAGAGGCAGGCCTTCCTGGAGACCCGGCGCTGCATCGAGGGACGAGTccggctggagagagagaaccacagacag gAGCGTCTGGTGATGTCCATCCTGCCTCGCTTCTTGGTTCTGGAGATGATCACCGACATGGCCACCATGGATGAATATCTGCTGCCTCAGCAGTTCCAGAAGATCTACATCCACCACTACAAAGATGTCAG CATCTTGTTTGCAGACATCATCGGCTTCACCTCCCTGTCTCTGATCCTGTCGGCTCAGGATCTCGTTAGAACTCTAAACGAGCTGTTCGGTCGCTTTGATAAGCTGGCTGAG gagCATCAGTGTTTGCGTATTAAGATCCTTGGTGATTGTTATTACTGTGTGTCGGGAGTCCCGGAGCCTCAGAGAGGCCACGCCCGCTGCTGTGTGGAGATGGGCCTCAGTATGATCAGCACTATacg GTACGTTCGTCGGGAGCTGCAACAGGAGGTCGACATGCGGATCGGCGTCCACTCTGGTTCGGTTCTTTGTGGCGTTTTGGGTCTTCAGAAGTGGCAGTTTGACATCTGGAGCTGGGACGTCGACATCGCCAACAGTCTGGAGGCTACAGGAGTGCCGgg GCGGATTCACATCTCGCGGGCCACTCTCGACTACCTGGGCGGGATCTACGAGACGGAGGCGGGGCTCGGCCGGGAGCGCAGCGCGTTTCTACGGAGACACAACATCGACACGTTCCTGATCCGCCCGGCGCAACGGGAAGAGGCGGTGCCACCGAGGGCACGGCGCCCGAGTTACGACGAGATGACGACGTGGAGCGCCGAGCTGCCGTTCGGTGACATCCTGGGAATGAACTTT ATCCTCGCCACTTTCACCAACGGCTCGCTGACACAGCTGCCCAATCAGGCGGCGCAGCAGTCAGGGTTGCGGGAGGTCAACAAGAGGATTCGTGAGGCCATGGAGGTCCGGAGCAGCGAGCGAATGAGAAAAGAGCACATCACCACCTTCTCTCAGGTGTTCAAGGACTCCCACATGGAGGGAAAG tTCTCACAGATGAGAGACGAACTCTTCAAATCCAACATGGTTTGTTCtttcatcctgctgctgctgctgatggccGTCCAAGTGCTAATCCCCGCCCCTcg GTGGTGTCCGATGGTGGCTCAGTTCGTGGTCGGCGGCAGCGTTCAcctcctgctcctgctgctgaCTCTGGGGGAGGAGTTTAAGCGTTGCCCCGCCCCCCTGCAGTCACTCTGCTGCTGGATTCACGAAACCAAGAACGCCCGCACTCTGCTCACGCTCACCGCCATCACCGTCAACTTCGGAGTCGCCTCCTCGGACATC ctgtggTGTGACTCGTCACAAACGCACATCAACAGCAGTGACTCAGTGTTGGCTCCGCCCACCTCCGCCTGGCCCGACATCAACATCTGCACGCATCCAGag CTGGAGGCGACGGCGCGGCTGGACTTCCTGTGGCGTCTGCAGGCGAGGAAGGAGGTGGAGGACATGAGGGAGCTGAGGGAGCACAACGAGTGTCTGCTGCTCAACATCCTGCCCGCCCACGTCGCTCAGCACTTCCTGCAGAGAGAACGCGACAACGAG gagttGTACTCGCAGTCGTACGAGCGAGTCGGCGTCCTGTTCGCGTCTCTGCCGGGATTCTCCGACTTCTACGAACAGAAGGAGCTCGTTCATCAACACGTGGAGTGTCTCCGCCTCCTCAACCACATCATCACCGACTTTGatgag ctgctggaggagtgTTACTTCCAGGACGTGGAGAAGATTAAAACCATCGGTAGTTCCTACATGGCGGCTTCTGGTCTCTCTCCTGACAGACAG gagtgtGAGGACGGCTGGGATCACCTCAGTGAGTTGGTTCTGTTCGCTCTGGCGATGCAGgaaactctcacacacatcaacacacacacaggaaacaagtTCCAACTCCGAGTcg GCATCGCTCACGGCCCCGTGATCGCCGGCGTGATCGGCGCCACCAAACCTCAGTACGACATCTGGGGGACGACGGTGAACATGGCGAGCAGGATGGAGAGCACCGGAGTCAGCGGGACCATACAGGTCCCAGAATCCACCAGCTGTATCCTGGTGGAACGAGGCTTCCTACGGCAGCTCAGAGGGAACATTTACATCAAAGGCGTCAGTGAACGCCACGGCAAG GTTCGGACCTTTTTCGTGAGCAGTCCTGAGGAGCGATCCAGTTTCATGGAGCGCGGCGGTGGGCGGGGCTTAGTTCAGAGCAGGAACACTCTGGGAGCCGTCGTCTACAGTCTGGTTCACGCCCAGAAGAACGAGAAACTGAGAGAAGAGAACGGAGGCTTTCATCTGGTGGGGGCTTCGTAg